GGTTTCGCGGGTGTTGCGCGCGGGGTTGAGGTCGAAGCGGCCACTGTAGACCAGCTCGGCCATGTCCAGGGTTTCCTTGGACTGGTAGTAGTACAGGCTGGAGTTGCGGCCCCAGTTGACCAGGAAGGTCGAGAGCATGTCCGGCTTGATGCGGAAGAACTCGACATCGACCTTGTCGACGTTCAGGGCGATCACCGGCAGGCCTTCGGCCAGGCGCGTGGGCAGCAGCGAGCCACGGCTGGCGAAGCCCACGGTGGGCTGCATGTCGCGGGTTTCGAAGCGGCTGACCGACTCGGCCTGCAGCGCGTTGCCGTTGACCGAAAGCAGGCCCTTGTCGATGGTCAAGACCATCTTGCGCTGCGGCTCCAGGTGGCGCAGGCGCAGCTCCATCTGGTTGTCGGAGAGTTCCCAGGCACCGTCGACCTTGCCTTTGACGGTGTCCACCAGGTGCAGCTTGGCGGCAAAGTCCTGGTTGGCGTCCAGCGGCGCGGAAAGGCTGACCGACAGGGTGCTGGCGCCGTCGAGCTGCACTTCCGAGACGTCCAGCACGGTCAGCTCGCGGCCGGCGTAGCGCTTGGCGAGCGCGGCCGGGTCTTCGCGCGTGGCCGTCTTCGTCTCGACGGGCGCGACGGCGGTGGCCGCTTCGGTAGGCGCCGATGGCTTGTCCGGCGTGGAGGAATCACAGGCACTGAGCAGGGCCAGCGCGCAGGCCAGCAACAATCCTTTGTTGAGCATTTGAGAGAGAACTCTTCGGCAGCGTGTACGTGAGGGCAGCAACTATAGCGTAACGGCGGCTGGCTTACCTGCTGAAGAGTGGCAAGTGCGACGCGGTTCGCGCGCAAGGGTTGTCCGGCCGCTACAATGCGGCCACATCGTTTGCACGGTCCTTGTAGGAGCCGGCCTTGCCGGCGAATGGCCGCGAAGCGGCCCCACTGTTACCAGGACCCCAAATGCCCTCACTGTCCACCGCCTGGCGCGACCAGCCCACCCACCGCAAGGTCTGGGGCCTGGCCGTGCCGATGATCCTCTCCAACATCTCATTGTCCCTGGTGGCCCTGGTCGACACCGCGGTGATCGGCCACTTGCCACACGCCCACCAGCTGGGCGCGGTGGCGGTCGGCGCCACCCTGTTCGCCTTCATCGTCGGGCCGATGGGCTTCCTGCGCATGGGCTCCACCGGTTTCGCCGCCCAGGCCGCCGGTCGCGCCGATGGTGCCGCGCTGCGCCAGGTGCTGGTACAGGGGCTGCTGCTCGCGCTCGGCTTCGCCCTGTTGATCGGTCTACTGGCCCTGCCCTTCAGTCAGCTGGCTCTCAAGGGCATGCAACCCAGCGAAGCCCTGCTCGCCTCCACCGAAACCTTCTTCCACACCCGCCTGCTCGGCCTGCCGGCAGCACTGGCCTGCTATGCCCTGGTAGGTTGGTTCCTGGGCACACAGAACGCCCGGGCGCCCTTGGCGATCATGCTGACTACCACCGTGCTCAACATCGCCCTGAACCTGTGGTTCGTGCTCGGCCTGGATTGGGGCGTGATCGGCTCGGCACGAGCCTCGGTGATAGCCGAGTGGAGCGCCGCCCTGCTCGGCCTGGCCCTCACCCGCCCGGCGCTGCGCGCTCATCCCGGACGCATCGTCTGGGCCGCCTTGAAACGCTGGCAAGCCTGGCGTCCCTTGCTGGCAGTGAATCGCGACATCTTCTTGCGCAGCCTTGCGTTGCAGCTGGTGTTCCTGTTGCTGACCGTGCAGGGCGCGCGGCTGGGCGAGGCCACCGTGGCCGCCAATGCGCTGTTGCTCAATGGCCTGCTGCTGACCGCCTATGCCCTCGATGGCTTGGCCCACGCGGTCGAAGCCTTGTGCGGCCACGCCATCGGCGCCCGTGACCGTGCGGCCTTGCAGCACACGCTGGTGGTCGCAGGTGGCTGGTCGTTGATTGCCAGCCTGGGCTTCGCGGTGCTGTTCATGCTGGGCGGGCACTTGTTCGTCGATTTGCAGACCGATATCGCCAGCGTGCGCGAGGCCGCGTATCCGTACCTGCCCTACCTGGCGGTGCTGCCGTTGATCGCGGTGTGGAGCTATCTGCTCGATGGGCTGTTCATTGGTGCGACGCGGGCGCGGGAAATGCGCAATGGGATGTTGCTGTCGGTGTTGATTGCGCTGCCCGTGGCGTTTGTCCTGCGCGGGTTCGGCAACCATGGGTTGTGGTTGGCGTTTCTGCTGTTCATGGCGTTGCGGGGGGGGACGCTCGGGTGGGTGGGGTGGCGGTTGCAACGGCGGGACCGTTGGATTCGATGACGCCAGGGGCCGCTGTGCGGCCCTTTCGCGACACAAGGCCGCTCCCACAGGTACAGCGATTTCCATAAGGCATGTGAAGTGCCTGTGGGAGCGGCCTTGTGTCGCGAAATGAGGGCAAAGCCCTCACCAGCTTGGTCACAGCCACACGCAATCCCAATGTGAATATTCACCAACTCGCTTGGCCAACCCCGCACGAATGGGATTGGCAACGATGTACCGGGCGACCGCTTTGACGTCCTCCTCCCGGTGTAATGCCCGGTCATGAAATCCGGCCTGCCAGATGTGCCGCCGTTCAACACCCTCGCGATATAGCGCATTGCTGCTTCGAGATTTGAACGCGCACATCAGCGTGCTCAACCGGGCATGGCCAAGCTCGACAAGCCAATGGACATGGTCAGGCATCAAAACCCAAGCCAAAGTACGACATGCATGCTTCTGATCACAAAGGCGCATCTGCTTGACCACGACTCTGGCCAGGTTGAAGTCAGCAAACAGCGGTTTGCGGTCGCGGGTAGTGGTTGTCAGCAAATAGAGGCGCCCGGGCTCGGAAAACCGGCCTCGACGTAATAAGTGGGAGCATGGGCTGTCCATGACGCCCTCCTTTGAACATTGCATTCAAAGTTAGCCGTGGTGGCAGGGTCGTCAGCGACTGGACTATTTCTCGATGTGAATTCGGTGAGGGCTTCGCCCTCATTTCGCGACACAAGGCCGCTCCCACAACGGACGGCGCCATCCTGTGGGAGCGGCCTTGTGTCGCGAAAGGCCCGCAACGCGGGCCCCTGCTTATGAAGACAGGTACGAAGACCGGGTCAACCCAAGACGCAACGCATCCAGGAACTGCGTCCGCTCCCGCGCGCTGATCCGTGCGCTGGCCACCTTGTCGCGGTAGTGGGTCATCAACTCCTCCGGCGACAGGTGCACGTAGCGCAGCATGTCCTCGATGGTGTCGTGGGTCTCGATACCGGCGTGGTACACGCTGCCGTCGGCGTTCTGGTAGATGTTCACCGAGTCGGTGTCACCGAACAGGTTGTGCATGTCGCCCAGGATCTCCTGGTACGCGCCCACCAGGAACACACCCAGCAGGTAGTCCTCGCCCACCTTGACCGCATGCACCGGCATGCTGGTCTCGATGCTCTGCTCGTCGACGTACTGGTTGATCTTGCCGTCGGAGTCACAGGTCAGGTCCTGCAGCACGGCGCGGCGCAGCGGCTCTTCGTCCAGGCGGTGCAGCGGGATGATCGGCAGTACCTGGCCGATGGCCCAGGTGTCCGGCAGGCTCTGGAACACCGAGAAGTTGCAGATGTACTTGTCGGCCAGCTTGTCGTTCAGCTCGTCCAGCACCTGGCGGTGCGAGCGCTGGCGGGCCTTGAGCGAGTTGTGCAGGCGACGGCACACGGCGAAGTAGCACTGTTCGGCCAGGGCTTTTTCGGCCAGGGTCAGCTTGCCATCGGCATACTGCGCGGCCACGTCACCCATGTAGTGGGTGGCGCGCCAGTACGTCTCGGTGACCATCTCGATGTCGGTCGGGCCCAGCAGGTCGGCCAGCCACTGCACGGTCTCGGGCAGGCTTTCCTTGTTCTCGATCACCGGCATTTCGTCGTTGTGGCTCTCGACGTCGGTCACCTGGATC
This genomic stretch from Pseudomonas entomophila L48 harbors:
- a CDS encoding MATE family efflux transporter, producing MPSLSTAWRDQPTHRKVWGLAVPMILSNISLSLVALVDTAVIGHLPHAHQLGAVAVGATLFAFIVGPMGFLRMGSTGFAAQAAGRADGAALRQVLVQGLLLALGFALLIGLLALPFSQLALKGMQPSEALLASTETFFHTRLLGLPAALACYALVGWFLGTQNARAPLAIMLTTTVLNIALNLWFVLGLDWGVIGSARASVIAEWSAALLGLALTRPALRAHPGRIVWAALKRWQAWRPLLAVNRDIFLRSLALQLVFLLLTVQGARLGEATVAANALLLNGLLLTAYALDGLAHAVEALCGHAIGARDRAALQHTLVVAGGWSLIASLGFAVLFMLGGHLFVDLQTDIASVREAAYPYLPYLAVLPLIAVWSYLLDGLFIGATRAREMRNGMLLSVLIALPVAFVLRGFGNHGLWLAFLLFMALRGGTLGWVGWRLQRRDRWIR
- a CDS encoding REP-associated tyrosine transposase yields the protein MDSPCSHLLRRGRFSEPGRLYLLTTTTRDRKPLFADFNLARVVVKQMRLCDQKHACRTLAWVLMPDHVHWLVELGHARLSTLMCAFKSRSSNALYREGVERRHIWQAGFHDRALHREEDVKAVARYIVANPIRAGLAKRVGEYSHWDCVWL